TCGCGCGCATCGGTGTTGAACTTGACGTCCTTACCAGCCATGTTTTCTCTCCTGGAATTTCTTTTGAATTGAAGCGTCTGTCAGGGCGTCGGCGATCAGCCGATGATACCCATGATGTCGCTTTCCTTCATGATGAGCAGCTCTTCGCCATCCAGCGTGACCTCGGTGCCCGACCATTTGCCGAACAGGACGCGGTCGCCAGCCTTGACGGACGGTGCGATCAGCTCGCCCGAATCCTTGCGGGCGCCTTCGCCGACGGCGACGATTTCGCCCTCAGCCGGTTTTTCCTTGGCGCTGTCGGGGATGATCAGCCCGCCTTTGGTTTTTTCGTCGGATTCGACACGCTTGACCAGGACGCGGTCGTGCAGCGGTTTGAAAGCCATGATAACACTCCGGTGTTTCAGGTTGCAGTGTTGTTGGCACTCATTAAGGGCGAGTGCCAATAGCGCTGATCTAGGCCGCTGCCCTCTGCCTGTCAACTATGTGATCCGGAAATTTTTTCAACCGGCTGGCCTTTGCAATTGCGCTGTGAGACCGTCGGGCAAAGCCATGAGGAACCTTTGATGAAACACGCTCTCGCCGCCGTTTTGCTGTGTCTGTCCGGGGCCGCTGCGGCGGCGCAGGACTGTGTGGGCCGTAACCTGATCGATGCGCTGCCAGCGGCTGACCGGGCAGAGATCGCGGCGCGCACCGACGCGGTGCCGTATCATGAGGGGCTGATATGGCAGGCGGCGAAGGGCGATGCGCTGGTGACGATGGTCGGCACTTATCATTTCGATCACCCGAAACATGCGAAGACCATTGCCACGCTGTCCCCGCTGATCGCGGAGGCCGGGGCGCTTCTGGTCGAGATGGGACCGCAGGAGCAGGCGCAGATGCAAAGCGCGATGAATACGGACCCCTCGCTGATGCTGGATCTGGACGGGCCGACCCTGCCCGAGCGTCTGACAGAAGAACAATGGCAGGATCTTTCGGCGGCAATGGAAGAACGGGGCATCCCTGCGGTCATGATCGCGAAAATGCGGCCCTGGTACGCCGCGACCATGCTCGGCCTCGCCCCCTGCATGATCCGGGGCATGGCAGCAAGCGGCGAGATGACCGGGCTCGACTGGCAATTGATGGATGTGGCCACCGGCGAGGGGACCAAGATCAGGGCGCTTGAGCCGTGGGATACGGTGCTGAAGCTTTTCGACGGGTTGAGCGCCGAGGAGCAGATCGACATGATCCTCTATTCGCTGCCGGCGGCGGATTATGCCGATGACTACGCCGTGACGCTGGCGGATGCCTATGCGGATGAAGATGTCTGGAAAATCTGGGAATTCGGTCGCCTCGACGCCTATCTCAACAGCGGATTGTCTCGCGCGGAGGTGGACCGGCTGACCGATGAGGCGCAGGCGATCCTGATGGATAACCGCAATGAAAGCTGGATCGGTCCGCTGACTGACGCGGCGGAAGCGGCGGCGACGGAGGGCAAGGCCGTGGTCGCGGCCTTTGGCGCGCTGCACCTGCCGGGTGAAAACGGCGTGCTGAGCCTGCTTGAACAGCAGGGCTGGACGATCAGCCGATTGCGGCAATAACCCGCATTCGCGCTTCCGTTCCGGCGCAAAAAACCTTGGCCATGCCGGGGGATTGTGGACTCCCATGCGCGGGCGCGCTACGAGGGCGCGAAATTCAGCAAAGGAGCCCGCGATGATTACCGTTCTCGGCCATAAATCGCCCGATACCGACGCCACCGGCTCGCCCATTATCTGGGCCTGGTATCTCAACGAAATCCGCAAGACCCCGGCGCGTGCGATTATTCAGGGCACGACCAACACCGAAGCGGCGTGGATGCTCAATCGTTGGGAACGGGACATGCCGGAGATCGTGACCGATCTGGGCGCGGGCGATCAGGTGGTGATCTGCGACACCAACAACCCTGCCGAGCTTCCCGCGACGATCAACGACGCTGAAATTCTGGAAATCATCGACCACCACATGCTGGTCGGCGGCCTGAAAACCCGTGCGCCGATCAATATCACCATCCGCCCGCTGGCCTGCACCGCGACGATCATGCACGATCTGATCGGCGATGATCTGGCCGCCGCACCGGAATGGGTGAAGGGCGTGATGCTGACCTGCATCCTGTCGGACACGCTGGAATTCCGCAGCCCGACCACCACCCCGCATGACCGCGCCATTGCCGAGAAACTTGCGGGCGAGCTGGGGCTGAACATCGCTGATTATGCAGCCGAGATGTTTGCCGCGAAATCCGATGTCTCCGCCTTCTCGGATGAGGAATTGCTGCGGATGGACAGCAAGGAATTCGATCTGGACGGCAAGAAGCTGCGGGTCTCGGTCCTGGAAACCACGGCGCCGAAACTGCTGCTGGACCGCAAGGACGGTCTGCTGGCCGCGATGCCGGGCGTTCTGTCGGCGGACGGTGCCGATCAGGTGCTGCTGTTCGTCGTCGATATCCTGAACGAAGAGGCGACGCTGCTGGTGCCGAATGACGAGGTGAAGCGGATCGCGGAAGCCTCCTTCGATGCGACGGTGGAGGGCGATACGGTCGTGCTGCCGGGCATCATGTCGCGCAAGAAGCAGATCATTCCGGCGCTGAAGCTGTGATCTGACGTCAGGCCGGGGGCTGTCTGCCCCCGGGCCCCCGAGGATATTTGAGCCAGGATGAAATCATGACGCGGATCATCGACGCGCTTTCCGGGATTGCGCCGAATTACGACGTGCTGTTCTGCGACCTTTGGGGTTGCGTCCATAACGGGATCAGCGCCTATCCGGCGGCGGTCGAGGCGTTGCGTGCTTTCCGTCAGGGTGGCGGGCAGGTTTGTCTGATGACCAATGCGCCGCGCCCCTCGGCCCGCGTTATTGAGGGGTTCGGGCGGCTTGGCATTCCGGAGGATTGCTGGGACGCGATTGTCACATCCGGTGACGCCGCGCAGGACGCCCTGTTCGCGGGCGCCGTTGGCCGCCGGGTCTGGCATCTGGGGCCGGAAAAGGATGACGGTTTCTTCGACGTGCCTGCGGAATGGCAAAACGCGCCAGCGATCAAGCGGGTTGAGCTGGAGGATGCGGAGGGCATCGTCTGCACCGGCCCGTTTGACGAAGATACCGAGACGCCGGAGGATTATCGCGGTCGCCTGATGATCGCGCGGCAGAAGGGGCTGAAACTGCTCTGTGCCAACCCGGATATTGTCGTCGATGTGGGCGAGCGGCGGATCTATTGTGCGGGCGCGATCGCGGAGTTTTATCAAGAGTTGGGCGGCACCTCGCTCTATTTCGGCAAGCCGCACCCGCCGATCTACGATCTTGCGCGACGGCGGCTGAATCTGTGGGACGGGGCGCGGGTGCTGGTCATCGGTGACGGGATCAGGACGGATATCGCCGGGGGCGTCGGCGAGGGCATTGACAGCCTGTTCATCACCGGCGGGCTGGCGGCGGAGCATATGGGCGATGATGTCGACAAGCCCGATCCGGTGTTGCTGGAGCAGTGGCTGGCGGGGCAGGGGCTTGATCCGACATTCTCGATAGGACGGCTGCGCTGAGTGGCGCGCTATTTCGCTTACGGCTCGAACATGCTGTCGTCACGGCTGCGGGCGCGCTGCGCCTCGGCGCGGGTTGTCGGGGCGGCGTTTGCGGATGGATATGACGTCGCACTCGACAAGATCGG
The genomic region above belongs to Paracoccus sp. SCSIO 75233 and contains:
- the groES gene encoding co-chaperone GroES, producing the protein MAFKPLHDRVLVKRVESDEKTKGGLIIPDSAKEKPAEGEIVAVGEGARKDSGELIAPSVKAGDRVLFGKWSGTEVTLDGEELLIMKESDIMGIIG
- a CDS encoding TraB/GumN family protein, coding for MKHALAAVLLCLSGAAAAAQDCVGRNLIDALPAADRAEIAARTDAVPYHEGLIWQAAKGDALVTMVGTYHFDHPKHAKTIATLSPLIAEAGALLVEMGPQEQAQMQSAMNTDPSLMLDLDGPTLPERLTEEQWQDLSAAMEERGIPAVMIAKMRPWYAATMLGLAPCMIRGMAASGEMTGLDWQLMDVATGEGTKIRALEPWDTVLKLFDGLSAEEQIDMILYSLPAADYADDYAVTLADAYADEDVWKIWEFGRLDAYLNSGLSRAEVDRLTDEAQAILMDNRNESWIGPLTDAAEAAATEGKAVVAAFGALHLPGENGVLSLLEQQGWTISRLRQ
- a CDS encoding manganese-dependent inorganic pyrophosphatase, whose amino-acid sequence is MITVLGHKSPDTDATGSPIIWAWYLNEIRKTPARAIIQGTTNTEAAWMLNRWERDMPEIVTDLGAGDQVVICDTNNPAELPATINDAEILEIIDHHMLVGGLKTRAPINITIRPLACTATIMHDLIGDDLAAAPEWVKGVMLTCILSDTLEFRSPTTTPHDRAIAEKLAGELGLNIADYAAEMFAAKSDVSAFSDEELLRMDSKEFDLDGKKLRVSVLETTAPKLLLDRKDGLLAAMPGVLSADGADQVLLFVVDILNEEATLLVPNDEVKRIAEASFDATVEGDTVVLPGIMSRKKQIIPALKL
- a CDS encoding TIGR01459 family HAD-type hydrolase, translated to MTRIIDALSGIAPNYDVLFCDLWGCVHNGISAYPAAVEALRAFRQGGGQVCLMTNAPRPSARVIEGFGRLGIPEDCWDAIVTSGDAAQDALFAGAVGRRVWHLGPEKDDGFFDVPAEWQNAPAIKRVELEDAEGIVCTGPFDEDTETPEDYRGRLMIARQKGLKLLCANPDIVVDVGERRIYCAGAIAEFYQELGGTSLYFGKPHPPIYDLARRRLNLWDGARVLVIGDGIRTDIAGGVGEGIDSLFITGGLAAEHMGDDVDKPDPVLLEQWLAGQGLDPTFSIGRLR